In the Meiothermus cerbereus DSM 11376 genome, AGTGGCGCTATGTGCGCCACTCACGCGCAGGATGGGTATTAGCTATGAAATACCATATAACCCTCTTAATTGAGCTCAAAGACGGCATCCTCGACCCGCAGGGACGCGCGGTGGAAGGTGTTTTGCAGGGTCTGGAGTACCCGGTCGAAAACGTGCGGGTAGGGCGGGTGCTGGAGATGGAGCTCGAGGCCCAAAGCGAGTCGGACGCCAGGGCCGCTGCGCACAACATCGGTAAAGCCCTATCCAACCCGGTGATGGAAGTGTTCGTGGTCGAGGCGGTGAAGGAGCTGGTATGAAGGTTGCGGTGGTTCAGTTCCCCGGTTCCAACTGTGACCAGGATGCGCTCTGGGCCCTGCAGATGGTGGGGCTAAAAGCTGAGCTGGTCTGGCACACCGCGCGGAACCTCGAGGGCTTTCAGGCCGTGCTCTTGCCCGGTGGCTTCTCCTACGGCGACTACCTGCGGGCCGGGGCTTTAGCCAAGTTTTCGCCCGTGATGCAGGAGGTGCGGCGGCTGGCCGAGCGGGGCCACCCGGTGGTGGGTATCTGCAATGGCTTTCAGGTGCTCACCGAAGCCGGGCTGTTGCCAGGGGCGCTTCTGGCCAACACCAACCTGCACTTCACCTGTAAAGAGGTGTTTCTGCGGGTCGAGCGCACCGACCTGCCCTTCACCAGCAGCTATAAACCAGGGCAGGTGGTGCGAATCCCCATCGCCCACGGCGAGGGCCGCTACTACGCCGACCCCCAAACGCTGGAAGCCCTCGAGCAAAACCGCCAGGTGGTCTTCCGCTATGCGCCAGACCCCAGCACGCCTGGCACGGCAGGGGAGGCTTTCAACCCCAACGGTTCGCTCAATCACATTGCGGGTATCGTCAATACAGCAGGCAATGTGCTGGGCATGATGCCCCACCCCGAACGCGCCGTAGAGGAAACGCTGGGCTCCGCCGACGGACTGCCCTTCTTTATCAGCCTGAAACAAGCCCTCGAGGTAGTGGCCTGAGTCGAACCAAAAACAGGAGGTAACGGCATGACCATCAAAGCAATCACTTTCGACTTCTGGGGCACCCTTTTCATCGAAGGCCCGGAGTACGCCGGGCAGGTCAAAAACCTGCGCAACGAGATCCTGCTGGACGCAGCCTCCGAAGCCGGGATTCCTGCCGAACCCGCCGCAGTCATGGAGGCCTGGCGGCAGGCCGCTTTGGACTTCGATGCGGCCTGGAACGCCGGTCAGGTCATGACCCCCTTCGAACGGGTCACGCGCATTTTTGCCTACCTGGGCCTGCCTTACGACGAGGGGCAGGTCGCCCTCACCACCCAGCGCATCGTCGAGGCGGCCCTGCAGGGCAACCTGATCCCGCTGCCAGGGGTGCTCGAGGCCCTGCCCCGGCTGGCCCAGCACTACACCCTGGGCATCGTGTCGGATACCGGCGTTTCCACCGGGCACATCCTGCGCGAGCAGCTCAAACGCCACAAGCTGCACGACCTGTTCAGCGGTTTTTCCTTCTCCGACGAGACCGGCGTGGTCAAGCCCAAGCCCGAGGCCTTCCTGGCCGCGCTGGACGAGATGGGGGCCAAGCCTCAGGAAGCCCTGCACGTGGGCGATATACCCCGCACCGACATCGCCGGAGCCTTCCAAACCGGCTACCCCTACGCGGTGCTCTACACCGGGCACACCCACCGCAACGGGCAGCCCGAGCCCACCGCCCGCATCAGCAACCACCAGGAGCTTATCCCGCTGCTCAAGGATGTAATCGGGCATCCACCGAGGGCCCTGTAATGCAAGAAACCCTTTCTTCCCTCCTCCAGGAAACCGGCATCCCATTGGCGGAGTATGAAGAAATTGTGCGCCTATTGGGGCGCGAGCCCAACCGGCTCGAGCTCTACTTATTCAAGGTGATGTGGAGCGAGCACTGCTCCTACAAAAACTCCCGCCCCCTGCTGCGCCTGTTGCCCAAAGAGGGCCCCTCGGTGCTACAGGGCCCCGGCGAAAACGCGGGGGTGGTGGAGATTGGCGAAGGCTGGGCCGTAGCCTTCAAAATCGAGAGCCACAACCATCCCTCGGCAGTAGAACCCGTCCAGGGCGCGGCCACCGGGGTGGGGGGCATCATCCGCGACATCGTGGCCATGGGGGCCCGGCCCATCGCCCTATTGAACTCGCTGCGCTTTGGCCAGCCCGACCACCCCCGCACGCGCCACCTGCTGCGGGGGGTGGTGGAGGGCATCGCCCACTACGGCAACGCCATTGGCGTGCCCACGGTGGGGGGCGAGGTCTACTTTCACCCGGACTACCAGGAGAACCCCCTGGTCAACGCTATGTGTGTGGGGCTTTTGCGGGTGGAGGAGCTCAAGAAAAGCCGCGCCTCGCTTGCGCGCCCGATCTACTATGTGGGCTCCAAGACAGGGCGTGACGGCATCGGGGGGGCGGCTTTTGCCTCGGAGGAACTATCGGAGGAAAACGAGTCCAAACGGCCCAGCGTGCAGGTAGGCGACCCCTTCATGGGCAAGCTGACCATGGAACTGACTCTCGAGGCCATCCGGCAGGATCTGGTGGAGGGCGTGCAGGACATGGGCGCGGCAGGGCTCACCTCCTCCCTTTCTGAGCTGGCCCACAAGTCGGGGCTGGGCCTCGAGCTCGACCTCGACCGGGTCCCCCAGCGCGAGGCGGGTATGAACCCCCTGGAGCTCATGCTCTCGGAATCCCAGGAGCGCATGGTGCTGGTGCCCAGGCCCGGCAAGGAAAAAGACCTGGAAGCCCTGGCCGCGCATTACGGCCTGGACGCCGTCCCGGTGGCCCGCACCATCGCCCAGCCGGTGTTCCGGGTGCTCCAGCAGGGCCAGGTGGTGGCCGAGGTGCCCACCGGCGCCCTGGCCGACTGCCCCACCTACACCCGCGAGGGCCGTGAAGACCCCGCCATCGCCCGGCTCAGGGAAGTGGACCTGGGCACATTGCCGGTGCCCTCTAAGCTGCAAGAAATCCTCCCGCAGCTCTTGGCCTCGCCCAACCTGTGCAGCCGGGCCCCCATCTACGAGCGCTACGACCACCAGGTGGGCACCAACACCGTGCTGGTTCCCGGCAAGGGCGATGCCGCCATCCTGCGCATCAAGGGCACCCGGCGGGGCCTGGCGGTCAAGGTGGACGCCAACCCCCGCTACGCCAAGCTCTCACCCCGCCTGGGGGCCCAGCACGCCCTGGCCGAAGCCGCCCGCAACGTGAGCGTGGTGGGCGGGCGGCCGCTGGCCTACACCGACGGCCTCAACTGCGGCAACCCCGAGACCCCTAAGGGCTACTTCGAGCTTTCCGAGACCATCCAGGGCCTGGCGGAGGCCTCGAGGGCCCTGGGCC is a window encoding:
- the purS gene encoding phosphoribosylformylglycinamidine synthase subunit PurS, coding for MKYHITLLIELKDGILDPQGRAVEGVLQGLEYPVENVRVGRVLEMELEAQSESDARAAAHNIGKALSNPVMEVFVVEAVKELV
- the purQ gene encoding phosphoribosylformylglycinamidine synthase subunit PurQ gives rise to the protein MKVAVVQFPGSNCDQDALWALQMVGLKAELVWHTARNLEGFQAVLLPGGFSYGDYLRAGALAKFSPVMQEVRRLAERGHPVVGICNGFQVLTEAGLLPGALLANTNLHFTCKEVFLRVERTDLPFTSSYKPGQVVRIPIAHGEGRYYADPQTLEALEQNRQVVFRYAPDPSTPGTAGEAFNPNGSLNHIAGIVNTAGNVLGMMPHPERAVEETLGSADGLPFFISLKQALEVVA
- a CDS encoding HAD family hydrolase; amino-acid sequence: MTIKAITFDFWGTLFIEGPEYAGQVKNLRNEILLDAASEAGIPAEPAAVMEAWRQAALDFDAAWNAGQVMTPFERVTRIFAYLGLPYDEGQVALTTQRIVEAALQGNLIPLPGVLEALPRLAQHYTLGIVSDTGVSTGHILREQLKRHKLHDLFSGFSFSDETGVVKPKPEAFLAALDEMGAKPQEALHVGDIPRTDIAGAFQTGYPYAVLYTGHTHRNGQPEPTARISNHQELIPLLKDVIGHPPRAL
- the purL gene encoding phosphoribosylformylglycinamidine synthase subunit PurL — protein: MQETLSSLLQETGIPLAEYEEIVRLLGREPNRLELYLFKVMWSEHCSYKNSRPLLRLLPKEGPSVLQGPGENAGVVEIGEGWAVAFKIESHNHPSAVEPVQGAATGVGGIIRDIVAMGARPIALLNSLRFGQPDHPRTRHLLRGVVEGIAHYGNAIGVPTVGGEVYFHPDYQENPLVNAMCVGLLRVEELKKSRASLARPIYYVGSKTGRDGIGGAAFASEELSEENESKRPSVQVGDPFMGKLTMELTLEAIRQDLVEGVQDMGAAGLTSSLSELAHKSGLGLELDLDRVPQREAGMNPLELMLSESQERMVLVPRPGKEKDLEALAAHYGLDAVPVARTIAQPVFRVLQQGQVVAEVPTGALADCPTYTREGREDPAIARLREVDLGTLPVPSKLQEILPQLLASPNLCSRAPIYERYDHQVGTNTVLVPGKGDAAILRIKGTRRGLAVKVDANPRYAKLSPRLGAQHALAEAARNVSVVGGRPLAYTDGLNCGNPETPKGYFELSETIQGLAEASRALGLPVVSGNVSLYNEGPNYRIPPTPMVGVVGLLENLERRAELGFRKAGEFIVLIGNQEGHLGASEYLWVVHGQEAGNPPPLDLTLEASAQAAIRELIERGWVRTAHDLAEGGLAVALAEMCLPYGLGATIEIRSQARPDALLFGEAPSRILFTIAPAQLQMAVWVLENHGLPYHILGQVGGTKLTILMPKERLEWSVAALQRAWAAPLREVLP